The following is a genomic window from Onthophagus taurus isolate NC chromosome 1, IU_Otau_3.0, whole genome shotgun sequence.
tgattttaaaggattttctaTGAAATTGACGAATATGTCACaattaaatgttgaaaattcgacctttttggttttttgagataaatgcgtcaagtttggactcactttaaaggttattttataaagattacgaatataataataaaattaaagttgacattgacaactgaaagaattattaaagaatgaCATGTAAAGTGGCTCTCATAAAGAAAGCGATCTCTtgaattttttgctttattaaatatgttttcaaaaataaataatataaatacaaataaataaataaatttggtatCAATAAAGTTCACGTTAACCTTAAAAGTAAATACATCGTTAAGTTATAATAAGCGAATTCATCAACGAGAACTTTTGTATCTCGCAAAGCTGTTTCAACTAACGGTGATGAAGTGGTGCGTATGGAATCCATTCGTTTATGTTTATTGGTGTCCACACTTTTTTCCATACCGGAAtgtaaatcttaaaataaaaatatgtttaaaatatactaattttataacaatatttacCGTTTTTGGAACCCAATGCTTCACCCAATGAGCTTTCCATTGCGATTTTGTTGCCCAATGTCCTCCTATGGGAACTTCCGCTGGTACTTCCACGGACctttaattggatttaattattttattttagttatttaaaataataaattacctCCTTGTAGATTTTTGTTGACAAGTTACGATCGCACATATCACACTTAATAAAACAACCAAGATCTGaagaaaaaaagctttttaaatacttacaataagtaaattaacaaatactaacataaattttcattataaacTTTCACGGAAAATCACTAATTGCATTAGACGCGTTATTCGTTGTAACCGCCAAGAAGAAACgataagaaatgttttaaagaggaaattgtAACGACGtattatatatatagtttAAACGTCGGCTGAATATTCAACAAAGGAAAGTGTTATACATCTTGTAGCATTTAGGTCATTATCGAAAACGAGGTGCGCATTTGATTACGAATCTTCTATTTAACCTTAACTTTCAGTTCTACAACGTATgtagaatataataaaataacttaaaaaaacgtttatatTCGTACGATTATGATGAAATTCGTTGTTTATCactattataaacaaataaaagctTAAAGGTCAAGCTTTCACCATAACAAAGACAACTTCAGGTATACTAAAAGTCTTCCCGTTACAAGCATCAAATAAACATCATTTCTTCTAATAAATTGTGCtgtataagtacgaaggctttcacggccggtggtaattaaactaaaactagaactaacactatcactagaactaacacaagacctagaactagtgtcaactttaattctgTTATTATATTcctaatcttcataaaataacctttaaagtgagtccaaacttgacgcatttacctcaaaaaaccaaaaagttcgaactttcaacttttaattttgacatatttgtcaacttcataaaaaatcctttaaaatgagtccaaactcgacatatttaactttaatattaatggaactacaatcacttccggttttaaacgtcaatgtcaattttgacatatttgtcatcttcattaaaaaacctttacaatgagtccaaagatgaggcatttatctcaaaaaacaaaaaagtttgaataaaaaacattaaacccttgaagttagcaacaacgaagatagcaatttaatttttaaatattaataccaaccttaattgttatttttttcattatatttttgtttttgtgacaaatattaagacattttataaaaactaagaatatgccaaaatgacattgacatttcaaaccggaagttacttatatctcgagtaatattggaattaagcgtatcatgtttggactcatttcaaaggatttttcacgacgattacaaatatgtcaaaattgacgttgacattcttaaccgaaAGTTGACcgtaacttcattaatattgaagataaatatgtcgtgtttgtatttattttaaaggttttttaatgaagattacaaatatgtcaaaattgaggttgacatgttaaacctgaagttagttatcatataatagtcaaatggacaactttatggtgttctttcatgatgtattctttattaaaaaaacatatttccgatatttgaaacaaatacatttgttgaactatttaatttatatttgttttacacaaaagttggaatagattgcattatttcacattttttattaatattcagtattaatgttaaatgacttaataaattactgATAGATAGCGCtcatatattttgtttttaattcaaagaAACATAACAacatttgtttatattaaacaattttatttaagggtcaaattaaaaatcctgttttttaagatggattacgaaAACATAGAAAATACCTTCGTAAAAATGCATCTCTCTAAACAAAAACttcgtattaaaaaaattgaacgtatgtggcgccatctgttggggatattttagaattattcAGCTAAGAACCGAACCACTAGTATACAGGTTGGATTGggtttatattataaaagcTTCAACCACAGAATAACTGTTTGGAAAGTGTTTGGAACCACTATGTGGCTCCAATTAATGTTCCGACTGGTTGGGAATTCCTCAGATACAATTATCTATGTATGGCAATTACACCTGTCAAATAATGCCGCCACATTTCAATATCACTGCATCATATGACATGTGAGATTGCATCTGACGAGCTTCCAACGAATTATAACTTATAACGTTAGTTGAAACAAAGTtataatgttaattataatttaattatttaatcatgccattattactttattatactcttaccgaaaaatcactttaaaatgacgttttcatctgtcattctgaacaaacttcaagtaacttaaaattttaagttgaaattagcggcaaatttaaaaatataagactAATTGGAatctatactttttaaattaaaagaatgatactggtaataattgttattgctcTCTCTCATCATTcccactattaataataaaattgttagtttaattaaattatttcagtatAGACGCTAATGCCATCTTACGGTGGGATTTCGACATACAATCAGTCCCAAGTTCTATCAAAGATCTCTGGGGCTGATTTACACCTAGAAAGTTGAAGAAATTGCTGTTTTTAACACTTTAATGTTGTTGGACAAGAAATTATCCATAAGAATGCTTTAACTTAACGCACAAGAAACTTAACTAaccattaaaaattatctaCAAATTTTACCACCATTCAAAAATTAGCGCCACCTATAATTGAATAACTAcactttcaattaaattttgttgtattaatttatcatATAAATGTaagattaatataaaaatgttcaacGTTTTCTCaaatataaagttattttttttaattatttattataattttcaatttataagaATAATAATCATCATGACGTtagctttttaaaatatgtcaaGTTTGAAACGTCACCTGTCATCTTTATCCAAATGCATTTTCACaggttaattaacattaaagtattgttttaatttaacaacttATAACTTTATAATAATGGCTGGTTCGGCACTAAGGCGACTTATGGCAGAATATAAACGTAAGACaccaaaaaaagaattttttttcctctaaaattaatcaatatttacaaGATTAAGGGTATAATGTAAACTTTTCtgtatatttagaattaacgTTAAACCCCCCAGAAGGAATCATAGCGGGACCAATAAACGAAGAAAACTTTTTCGAATGGGAAGCATTAATAAcgtaattaacttaaaataaattattaaaaaacgcatcaattttaatgtaaagaTTATAGGGGACCCGAAGGAACTTGTTTTGAAGGTGGAGTTTTTCCTGCAAAGTTAACATTTCCCCCTGATTACCCTTTAAGTCCGCCGAAAATGCAATTTACGTGTGAGATGTTTCACCCAAACATTTATGCAGATGGGAAAGTTTGCATTTCTATTTTACATGCACCCGGTGATGATCCAATGGGGTATGAATCAAGTGCTGAGAGATGGTCACCTGTTCAAAGCGTAGAAAAGATATTGTTATCTGTTGTTAGTATGTTAGCAGGTAAGTTATaagagatttaaaaaaattataaatgattaattgttatgtttttttttagagcCAAATGATGAAAGTGGTGCGAATGTTGATGCTGCAAAAATGTGGAGGGAAAATAGagatgaatttaataaaattgcagAAAGAATTGTGCGAAGAACTTTAGGTATTCCcacttaaataaaataagaaatagtgaaaaaaattttgattttattggggttttattacctttatttttattatttcaaataaacagaGTTTGTTGATAGATATTTTAACATGTCGTCCACATAAATCTATATATTATGTAAGcacaactatttttttttctttgtaattattttaggGGTTTcgatatatattttatttgttacaaaaatacgtttttttaactcgtcctttcatttttttttaatcaatctcTTAaacattaatgttttaaattaaaaaaagaaaagaatattagttttagatgaaatataaaaacctaaaaacgttttcttttggtataattaaaaaattaatcatatattgccttatttatgattttcgtGGATGtatcatattttatttcatttgatatatttctttatatcGTTGTGTATCTGTTTTATGGCACAGtaaaccatttttatttcatttttcgaagataaacaacattttttcaagttgtttgttttttttttaaattaattcacaTAAATTATGTGATATCCAAGACAAAATATGACCTAATTctaatctttttttgtttcatttaaaactgTTGTAAAAGTATTGATTACAACGTGGCGAAAACGTTTTTAGGACGGACCGTTTAATGTAACCACAATTGAACATATATAACTTATTCTTTTCGTTTTagattgatttttattttttaaattttatttggacGTACAATAAGTCTTTTTTGGGAGGTATTTGGTACATTTAATAAGGTTTTTTTCGATAAATTCGAGttgtttctaaaaaaaaggaattgagtacggaaaaatatttatttttttctttttttggggAAGAGTTTAAGATTAAGAACAATTAATTCGTATTTGCCTCAAAgttggtttttttttaaactttgagGCAAAAATCTACAtcttaattaaacttaattaatatttaataaaagaaataaagaaaacgaaaagataaaaatgtatataaactcgtttattaattattattaagttaattttaaaaaactcatACATATAAGCTAAGATAAATACAAAGATTTGATTGTATTTAACcccaaatttttgtatttattcagatcgtaaattaaaattaaaaacgaaacaACAACTtcaatgtaataaaaatacatttactacatagaatttaaaaaatttaccaagaaaaaataatattctatGTAATTCTATGTACAAGATAGAAATTTACAACAATCACAGATAAGACACGTTTTTACATTCTCTGTCAAAACATATTCCTCAATTTGAGAAATTGCAcatgatacatttttttattcgtCTCCAACAAACGTCCTCTTTTTCTACCTCTTCGTCCGCGATTTCGGCTTCTTCGTTTTTTTGCTGAAATCATCATCGGATTGGGAGAGTTCTtcgaattttcttttcgaCTTCCCTATAATCACAACCATAATCAATCACTTTTTCAcaataattatatattattgtcgttataataaagtatgtccaacaaaaaaaattcatttcaagattaattaaaatctaaaacaaatactttttaaacacaattctttttattgaacataacaataaaaatctcgtataaataatttcattttgattaaattaatttttgttttaattttggaCAATTATTTCTTACGAGAGTTAATGCAAAAaagggttaataaataaagcaaAAGAATTCATGCGAAAGCACAAGaacatttattttgattatttttctatttatttatatattttttttgggaTGGATATATAACGTACCTTTAGTGAGATTTTGAAAAGTCTGTTGTTTTTCTCCGTTTTGCCTGGGCTTATATCCTAAAAGAAAAGGTACatgcattaaaaaataaccgaATTGTTGGGATATCAATGcattttatgtaataaaattagtaattttgcaaaatacctaaacatattaatttgtaatatttaaaaaaatgatatatgttCAATCTCAGCTTTttaatttgaggttagattatTCCTTTTTAATGTTTCCATTGATGAAGAAGTTATTAAACTGACTGGGTTCAGACAACAAAGACAAAAAGCAAGGCGAAATCTTTaaacatacagtgtgttaatcaattatcgtacccgatgtcatcattgcaagtatgcaaccaatatcacactGAATATATCTGAATGCGCAAATTGCGTATTACAATACcagtactgtgatattggttgcatactttgcaatgatgacgtcgtgtacgataattaattaacacactatACATTATATGAAGTTAAGAATAGTTGTCTTAacatgttattttaattttttcaataaagcgttatttttaatttaaatgttgaCCACAATTTTCAGCCGTGTAGCTGTTATGTGCTTCAGTAGGCAACTTAATTGTTGGACTGTGTTTCAAAGGCAGGCGGTGTTTCGAATCCATTGTTTAAGAATAGAAAAAGTGaatgaaaataagaaaagctTCAGACACGCTCAAGCTGATTAAATTTCCcaaatcttcatcaaaatcACCTATTGACCACGATGAGGTGAGTTACTCAAATTACATGAGTTGTCTGCAAGAGTctttcattcaaaatttgcccaaaaaaatcaaacatcATCCAGTGGCTGACCAAATGAAGTTCACAAAATCAGAATTGTATAAAACCTTGGGTATCCATTACTATAGTTGTTTTGGTTGCCTCTCGTCTGATAGCTACCATCTTAGCTGGGTTTTTCTTATGTCATCTATTATGTCCATCTTATGTGTGTTACTCCCATAATTTCCTTGGTGATCCTATTCATTTTACTTACCACTCTACGACAATAAGTCATTTCTTTTCAGGATTTTCTCCGTTTAGCAGCTACTGTATTATGCTCTTTAATACCGTGTTATAGATTTGATGCTTATTCTTGTTCGATACGCTATTCGTCATAGCTAATTCTATTCGTCATAGCTAATTCTACACATACAAGGCTCTTCTGCCTTGTATGTGTATATCTTTTATGGTGCACTCTTAGTGTTCCGTCGCTGGTTATTCATGCTCCCAAATATTTGTACATGTTGTCCTGTCCTCCCACACACATACAGGCCGTTTTTTGTATGCCCCATTCTATAAGCTTCCTGGCCTTGTATTCCATATCTTGCTactcaattattatttaaacgcATTTTCTGTTCCACTATTTTAGTGCTTGCTCTGGATATAAAGAGTTTTCCAATAAGAGCGGGCCGATATTGACAGTTTGTGGAGACCATGTTTGACCATCAAAGTCGACTCTCCAACGTTTGATGGCCAAATTCTAATCAGAAACGATCAGCTGATACCAGTACGCCAAAGGAATATATATAAACTTCAGCTTGGCGAATTTTGTGTCGAAACTTGGGTTTGCACCTTTCCAAGACCCAACTAATTCAGGAACTCCAAGTTGATGACCATAGATAACACCATTTGTTCGCTGAGTGGCTTTGAGCATTTGGAAGAGAACCAAAATTTTGAacgaaatataatttttgcatgaatcaaaatcaaattcaacCAGATTTATACGGCAGAGTGAATGAATAGAATATTTGTTATTCATAACTTGCTTTGTGGATTGATGCTGTCATATACTTATTTAGCCCAATCGAGACTATGGGGATTTCTCGATTATACGctgtttttcttattaattgaGAGACACAAAATAGACACATCTTgttctattttctttttcaattaacCAATATAAGCCCTAACTTTTAACTCTCTTCAAACTGAGAATAAAATCTTACAGAAAATATCTGTCATAAATTAagtcataaatttatttgcaaaATTATGGTgaataaccaaattttcacATAAAAATAGGAATTTTGCAATGTTACAAGTTTTATTACGAAAAATGCATTTATAGGTGTCTTTAAAAAACATGTACAACGATCCTGAGGCGAAAATAACTTAAGTTCCATATCTATTAATATAAGTCATTCAACCCACAAACGTTTTATGTAGAAAGGATTAAGTTTTGttcagaaatt
Proteins encoded in this region:
- the LOC111421619 gene encoding uncharacterized protein, whose product is MKIYILVVLLSVICAIVTCQQKSTRRSVEVPAEVPIGGHWATKSQWKAHWVKHWVPKTIYIPVWKKVWTPININEWIPYAPLHHR
- the LOC111417695 gene encoding ubiquitin-conjugating enzyme E2 G2, with translation MAGSALRRLMAEYKQLTLNPPEGIIAGPINEENFFEWEALITGPEGTCFEGGVFPAKLTFPPDYPLSPPKMQFTCEMFHPNIYADGKVCISILHAPGDDPMGYESSAERWSPVQSVEKILLSVVSMLAEPNDESGANVDAAKMWRENRDEFNKIAERIVRRTLGIPT